A genomic region of Thermodesulfobacteriota bacterium contains the following coding sequences:
- a CDS encoding type II toxin-antitoxin system Phd/YefM family antitoxin gives MTTITATEARRLLYQLLDDVSESHEPIQIAGKRNSAVLISEEDWRAIQETLYLHSVPGMRESIIEGLNTPVEACDKEVAW, from the coding sequence ATGACGACGATCACCGCAACCGAGGCCCGGAGGCTTCTCTACCAGCTACTCGACGATGTATCTGAGTCTCACGAACCGATTCAGATCGCCGGAAAGCGCAATTCGGCGGTTCTGATTTCGGAGGAGGACTGGCGAGCAATTCAGGAAACCCTGTATCTCCATTCGGTTCCTGGGATGCGGGAATCCATCATAGAAGGTCTGAATACCCCGGTGGAGGCTTGCGATAAGGAAGTTGCGTGGTGA
- a CDS encoding Txe/YoeB family addiction module toxin: MSWTLVYTKQANKDAKKLAAAGLRPQAQRLLNILAENQYQTPPPYEKLVGDLTGAYARRMNIQHRLVYQVLPETRTVKILRMWTHYE; the protein is encoded by the coding sequence GTGAGTTGGACGCTTGTCTACACCAAGCAGGCGAACAAGGACGCGAAGAAGCTGGCGGCCGCCGGTCTAAGGCCACAGGCGCAGCGCCTTCTGAACATCTTGGCAGAGAACCAGTATCAAACCCCACCACCCTACGAAAAGCTCGTCGGAGATCTTACGGGCGCCTATGCCAGGCGAATGAACATTCAGCACCGTCTGGTCTATCAGGTCCTGCCTGAGACAAGAACCGTCAAGATTCTTCGCATGTGGACGCACTACGAGTAG